The Drosophila nasuta strain 15112-1781.00 chromosome 2L, ASM2355853v1, whole genome shotgun sequence genome window below encodes:
- the LOC132793852 gene encoding uncharacterized protein LOC132793852, whose protein sequence is MFRNLCMLRRNILLSRVIYSSYTFRANLVTTAKYRSKPINEVSVSDINIHELAKGDDEFTRNFLTTKLSCEASEFSSPNDATDPATPAETETESPAASAGESVTILDKDGMPIVPIEIDGWKNAEYDEDGPTIQNPSGAPLDIGNDIEYKKEQMLEVPDKREGQFEYKGIKVKLPESADKDVGTYRFRRDPEDLETVGDDMRLVKFDKK, encoded by the coding sequence ATGTTTAGAAATTTGTGCATGCTTCGCAGAAATATCTTGCTATCGCGAGTTATTTATTCGAGTTATACTTTTCGAGCCAATCTGGTTACAACTGCCAAATACCGTTCAAAGCCAATAAATGAAGTTTCGGTGTCGGATATAAATATTCATGAGCTGGCAAAAGGTGACGATGAGTTTACGCGAAATTTTCTAACTACCAAACTTTCGTGTGAGGCGAGTGAATTCTCCTCCCCCAATGATGCTACCGATCCTGCCACACCTGCTGAAACGGAAACGGAGTCACCAGCAGCAAGTGCTGGGGAGAGTGTGACTATTTTGGATAAGGATGGAATGCCGATTGTGCCTATTGAAATCGATGGATGGAAAAATGCCGAATATGATGAGGATGGTCCGACCATACAAAATCCCTCTGGCGCACCGCTTGACATAGGCAACGATATCGAGTACAAAAAGGAACAAATGTTGGAGGTACCGGATAAGCGAGAGGGGCAATTCGAGTACAAGGGCATAAAGGTTAAGTTGCCCGAATCGGCGGACAAGGATGTGGGCACCTATAGATTCCGACGTGACCCTGAGGATCTGGAGACTGTTGGCGACGATATGCGTCTCGTTAAGTTCGACAAAAAGTAA
- the LOC132793861 gene encoding uncharacterized protein LOC132793861, which yields MMPAKTDSRRRLNATNGATIGDYTKVPEGHSVTDGFVHEQWVAPNVEETTPWKTIGIILTLFIGGTVCICCATLDWLADVNQDRTDRVWALIVIGALTIIPGGYYFYILACILLRRGGYSMDDIRRLG from the coding sequence ATGATGCCCGCAAAAACGGATTCACGTCGCCGCCTCAATGCCACCAATGGGGCCACAATTGGCGACTACACAAAAGTCCCAGAAGGTCACAGCGTCACAGATGGCTTTGTGCACGAGCAATGGGTAGCTCCAAATGTGGAGGAAACGACTCCGTGGAAGACGATTGGCATAATTCTTACGTTATTCATTGGTGGCACGGTATGCATATGTTGTGCTACTTTGGATTGGCTAGCGGACGTTAATCAAGATCGCACCGATCGCGTCTGGGCGCTGATCGTAATTGGAGCACTCACCATTATACCAGGCGGATATTACTTCTATATACTTGCATGTATTTTATTGCGTCGAGGCGGATACTCGATGGACGACATTCGTCGTTTGGGTTAA
- the LOC132793839 gene encoding cryptochrome-2 — protein sequence MSIEIESKSTQRRTLVHWFRKGLRVHDNPALLQVFDVARTAPHKYSVRPIFLLDPGILDWLQVGANRWRFLQQSLSDLDNQLRELNSRLYVVRGKPVELFPKLFERWNVELLTYESDIEPYAVQRDAAVQKLAAVHQVHVDTHCSHTIYNPEVVMARNLGKAPITYQKFLGIVDQLKLPKVREKPEKLPEEVQPSEDALELADASVYDCPTLEQLVKRPDELGDNKFPGGETEALRRLEASLRDEQWVASFEKPKTSPNSLEPSTTVLSPYLKFGCLSARLLYERLKGILARHPKHSKPPVSLVGQLLWREFYYTAAAAEPNFDRMLGNAYCIQIAWNEQPDHLAAWTHGRTGYPFIDAIMRQLRQEGWIHHLARHAVACFLTRGDLWISWEEGQRVFEQLLLDQDWALNAGNWMWLSASAFFYQYFRVYSPVAFGKKTDPTGAYIRKYVPELEKYPANCIFEPWKATLSAQREYGCVLGKDYPHRIVNHDIVHKENIKRMTAAYKVNREVRTGKQEPDEELDEPTGKRKASSIKSGRAAKRRR from the exons ATGAGCATTGAAATAGAAAGCAAATCAACACAACGTCGCACTCTTGTGCACTGGTTTCGTAAAGGACTGCGTGTACACGATAATCCAGCACTATTGCAAGTTTTCGATGTTGCTCGCACTGCGCCACATAAATACAGCGTGCGCCCAATATTCCTATTGGATCCCGGCATACTCGACTGGCTGCAAGTAGGCGCAAATCGCTGGCGATTTCTGCAACAATCACTCAGTGATCTGGACAATCAGCTGCGCGAACTAAATTCTCGTCTATATGTAGTGCGTGGCAAACCTGTGGAGCTCTTTCCCAAACTCTTCGAGCGCTGGAATGTGGAATTGTTGACATACGAATCAGATATTGAACCTTACGCTGTGCAACGTGATGCTGCTGTGCAGAAGCTGGCTGCAGTGCATCAGGTGCACGTGGATACACACTGCTCACATACCATTTACAATCCTGAAGTGGTTATGGCACGCAACCTAGGCAAGGCCCCTATAACATATCAAAAGTTTTTAGGCATCGTGGATCAGTTGAAATTGCCCAAAGTACGTGAAAAGCCAGAAAAGCTGCCTGAGGAAGTACAGCCATCAGAGGATGCACTTGAATTGGCAGATGCAAGTGTCTACGACTGTCCAACGTTGGAGCAATTGGTGAAGCGACCCGATGAACTGGGCGACAATAAATTTCCCGGTG GCGAAACGGAGGCACTGCGTCGATTGGAAGCCTCGCTCAGAGATGAACAATGGGTGGCCAGCTTTGAGAAGCCCAAAACGTCGCCAAATTCTCTTGAGCCCAGCACCACAGTGCTCAGTCCTTACTTGAAATTCGGCTGTTTAAGCGCACGATTGCTCTACGAGCGACTCAAAGGAATTCTTGCCCGGCACCCCAAGCACTCGAAGCCACCAGTTTCCTTGGTGGGCCAATTGCTGTGGCGAGAATTCTATTATACGGCTGCAGCCGCAGAACCCAACTTCGATCGCATGCTGGGCAATGCGTATTGCATTCAAATAGCATGGAACGAGCAGCCGGATCATTTGGCAGCATGGACACATGGACGAACTGGCTATCCGTTCATAGATGCCATAATGCGACAACTCCGTCAAGAGGGCTGGATACATCATTTGGCACGCCACGCAGTTGCATGTTTTTTGACACGCGGCGATTTGTGGATTAGCTGGGAGGAAGGACAACGTGTTtttgagcagctgctgctggatcAGGACTGGGCACTCAATGCAGGCAATTGGATGTGGCTCTCGGCATCGGCATTCTTTTACCAATACTTTCGTGTCTATAGCCCGGTGGCGTTTGGCAAGAAAACCGATCCAACGGGCGCGTACATCAGAAAATATGTGCCGGAGCTGGAAAAATATCCGGCCAACTGCATCTTTGAACCGTGGAAGGCAACACTGAGCGCACAGCGGGAGTATGGCTGTGTGCTGGGCAAGGATTATCCGCACCGCATTGTCAACCACGACATTGTGCACAAGGAGAACATAAAACGCATGACTGCTGCCTATAAAGTGAATCGCGAAGTGCGAACTGGCAAACAGGAGCCGGATGAGGAGCTTGATGAACCAACTGGAAAACGTAAGGCTAGCAGCATCAAATCGGGCCGTGCGGCGAAGCGAAGACGCTGA
- the LOC132793846 gene encoding sperm-associated antigen 7 — protein MRNCEFVGKMDLLDSILNSMDAPPATNEQQKTLIKKQREMMERMQNKQKEELLRFRKYVEERMGRFAKDDRTCIEFQPLDKVHRSVIHEIAENGGFIAMSFGREDEDRHSVVYKKEHPPSEDEVTARRNGEGWNKDIAKEYSERRRERLAQEQSEKQTANSSAEPGCSSSAAHNSSIEGAEVKPTSNYKAKYAHLIGESAALQAARKTETNQSYGFVPSKNKKDMRSIEQTLADIQAKKRLKLQQQQQEREQEQQDCLTTTTAEQTADDEQQ, from the coding sequence ATGCGCAATTGCGAATTCGTTGGCAAAATGGACTTACTCGACTCGATATTGAACTCAATGGATGCTCCTCCAGCCacaaatgaacaacaaaagaCGCTCATCAAGAAGCAGCGCGAAATGATGGAGCGTATGCAAAACAAGCAGAAGGAGGAGCTGCTGCGATTTCGCAAGTATGTCGAGGAGCGCATGGGACGCTTCGCCAAGGACGATCGCACATGCATCGAATTCCAACCGCTGGACAAAGTGCATCGATCGGTCATACATGAGATTGCCGAGAACGGCGGATTTATAGCCATGAGTTTTGGCCGCGAGGACGAAGATCGTCATTCGGTGGTTTACAAGAAAGAACATCCGCCTAGCGAGGATGAGGTGACAGCACGACGCAATGGCGAAGGCTGGAACAAGGACATAGCCAAAGAATACTCCGAGCGACGAAGAGAACGCTTGGCCCAGGAGCAAAGTGAAAAGCAAACCGCAAACTCATCCGCCGAGCCCGGCTGCAGCTCTTCGGCCGCCCACAACTCGAGCATAGAAGGCGCCGAGGTGAAGCCGACGTCCAATTATAAAGCAAAATATGCTCACCTCATTGGCGAATCGGCGGCGTTGCAAGCAGCACGCAAAACGGAAACTAACCAAAGCTATGGCTTCGTGCCCAGCAAGAATAAAAAGGACATGCGTTCCATCGAACAAACGCTTGCCGATATTCAGGCCAAGAAGAGGTTAAaattacagcaacagcagcaggaacgAGAGCAGGAGCAACAAGATTGccttacaacaacaacagccgaACAAACGGCTGATGATGAACAGCAGTGA